In one window of Procambarus clarkii isolate CNS0578487 chromosome 63, FALCON_Pclarkii_2.0, whole genome shotgun sequence DNA:
- the LOC138354510 gene encoding uncharacterized protein, giving the protein MALLHHPGHCPIIQGTLPSSTALSHHPGHCPIIHGTFTSSRALSHYPGHWHIIQGTFTSSRALSHHPGHWHIIPGTIPSSRVLSHHPGPFHIIQGTVASSRALLHHPGHCPIIQGTLPSSTALSHHPGHCHIIEGTVPSSTALSHHPRHCPIIHGTVPSSTALSHHPRHCHIIQGTVTSSTALSYNPQNCPIIQGTVPSSRALSHHPGHWYIIQGTVTSSRPLSHHPGHWYIIQGTVTSSMALSHHPGNCHIIQGPSTSSRALSHYPRHCHIIHRTVPSSRALSHHPGHYYNIHGTVTSSRALAHHPWYCHIIHSAVTSSRALSRACTML; this is encoded by the coding sequence ATGGCACTGTTGCATCATCCAGGGCACTGTCCCATCATCCAGGGCACTCTTCCATCATCCACGGCACTGTCACATCATCCAGGGCACTGTCCCATCATCCACGGCACTTTCACATCATCCAGGGCACTGTCACATTATCCAGGGCACTGGCACATAATCCAGGGCACTTTCACATCATCCAGGGCACTTTCACATCATCCAGGGCACTGGCACATCATCCCGGGCACTATCCCCTCATCCAGGGTATTGTCGCATCATCCAGGGCCCTTTCACATCATCCAGGGCACTGTCGCATCATCCAGGGCACTGTTGCATCATCCAGGGCACTGTCCCATCATCCAGGGCACTCTTCCATCATCCACGGCACTGTCACATCATCCAGGGCACTGTCACATCATCGAGGGCACTGTCCCATCATCCACGGCACTGTCCCATCATCCACGGCACTGTCCCATCATCCACGGCACTGTCCCATCATCCACGGCACTGTCCCATCATCCACGGCACTGTCACATCATCCAGGGCACTGTCACATCATCCACGGCACTGTCATATAATCCACAGAACTGTCCCATTATCCAGGGCACTGTCCCATCATCTAGGGCACTGTCACATCATCCAGGGCACTGGTACATCATCCAGGGCACTGTCACATCATCCAGGCCACTGTCACATCATCCAGGGCACTGGTACATCATCCAGGGCACTGTCACATCATCCATGGCCCTGTCACATCATCCAGGGAACTGTCACATCATACAGGGACCTTCCACATCATCCAGGGCACTGTCACATTATCCACGGCACTGTCACATCATCCACAGAACTGTCCCATCATCCAGGGCACTGTCACATCATCCAGGGCACTATTACAACATCCACGGCACTGTCACATCATCCAGGGCACTGGCACATCATCCATGGTACTGTCATATCATCCATAGCGCTGTCACATCATCCAGGGCACTGTCCAGGGCATGCACGATGCTGTAA